One region of Eretmochelys imbricata isolate rEreImb1 chromosome 2, rEreImb1.hap1, whole genome shotgun sequence genomic DNA includes:
- the CBLN2 gene encoding cerebellin-2, producing MPAPSRSGSSCWPLPKMPGLGRRGALPEPAGCCSCLAAALALLLLLPAGCPVRAQNDTEPIVLEGKCLVVCDSSPSADGAITSSLGISVRSGSAKVAFSATRSTNHEPSEMSNRTMTIYFDQVLVNIGNHFDLASSIFVAPRKGIYSFSFHVVKVYNRQTIQVSLMQNGYPVISAFAGDQDVTREAASNGVLLHMEREDKVHLKLERGNLMGGWKYSTFSGFLVFPL from the exons ATGCCGGCGCCTAGCCGGAGCGGGagcagctgctggcccctgccGAAGATGCCGGGGCTCGGGCGGCGGGGGGCGCTGCCGGAGCCCgcgggctgctgctcctgcctggcgGCGGcgctggccctgctgctgctgctgcccgccGGCTGCCCGGTGCGTGCGCAGAACGACACGGAGCCCATCGTGCTGGAGGGCAAGTGCCTGGTGGTTTGCGACTCCAGCCCCTCGGCGGACGGGGCCATCACCTCCTCCTTGGGGATCTCGGTGCGCTCGGGCAGCGCCAAGGTGGCCTTCTCGGCCACCCGGAGCACCAACCACGAGCCGTCGGAGATGAGCAACCGCACCATGACCATCTACTTCGACCAG GTATTAGTTAATATTGGCAACCATTTTGATCTTGCTTCCAGTATATTTGTAGCACCAAGAAAAGGGATTTATAGTTTCAGTTTCCACGTGGTCAAGGTCTATAACAGACAAACTATCCAG GTAAGTTTAATGCAAAACGGCtacccagtgatttcagcttttgcAGGGGATCAAGACGTCACCAGAGAAGCAGCCAGCAATGGAGTCTTGCTCCACATGGAGAGAGAAGACAAAGTGCATCTCAAACTGGAAAGGGGTAACCTCATGGGAGGGTGGAAATACTCAACCTTTTCTGGCTTCTTAGTCTTTCCACTATAA